From the Lolium rigidum isolate FL_2022 chromosome 2, APGP_CSIRO_Lrig_0.1, whole genome shotgun sequence genome, one window contains:
- the LOC124692023 gene encoding probable histone deacetylase 19, with protein MDLSSSGAGGNSLPSVGPDGQKRRVCYFYDAEVGNYYYGQGHPMKPHRIRMTHSLLGQYGLLDQMQVFKPQPARDRDLCRFHADDYIAFLRSVTPETQQDQIRALKRFNVGEDCPVFDGLYSFCQTYAGGSVGGAVKLNHGHDIAINWSGGLHHAKKCEASGFCYVNDIVLAILELLKTHQRVLYVDIDIHHGDGVEEAFYTTDRVMTVSFHKFGDYFPGTGDVRDIGHAKGKYYSLNVPLDDGIDDESYQSLFKPIMAKVMEVYRPGAVVLQCGADSLSGDRLGCFNLSIRGHAECVKYMRSFNVPLLLLGGGGYTIRNVARCWCYETGVALGQELEDKMPINDYYEYFGPDYTLHVAPSNMENKNSQHQLDDIRSKLLDNLSKLRHAPSVQFQERPPDTELPEADEDEEDMDERHDDPDSDMDLDYHHPPLEDSGRRSIQGTRVKREFTGTETKDQDAIRASVEHRGQEPKTEDVGPSKQVAPVDASAMAVDEPGNIKTEQGSSTKLPDPTAIYQKP; from the exons ATGGACCTCTCCTCGTCCGGCGCCGGCGGCAACTCGCTGCCGTCGGTGGGCCCCGACGGGCAGAAGCGGCGCGTCTGCTACTTCTACGACGCGGAGGTGGGCAACTACTACTACGGGCAGGGCCACCCGATGAAGCCGCACCGCATCCGCATGACGCACTCGCTGCTCGGCCAGTACGGCCTGCTCGACCAGATGCAGGTCTTCAAGCCGCAGCCCGCCCGCGACCGCGACCTCTGCCGCTTCCACGCCGACGACTACATCGCCTTCCTCCGCTCCGTCACGCCCGAGACGCAGCAGGACCAGATCCGGGCCCTCAAGCGGTTCAACGTCGGCGAGGACTGCCCGGTATTCGACGGGCTCTACAGCTTCTGCCAGACCTACGCGGGGGGATCCGTCGGCGGCGCCGTCAAGCTCAACCACGGCCACGACATCGCTATCAACTGGTCGGGGGGACTGCACCACGCCAAGAAGTGCGAGGCATCCGGCTTCTGCTACGTCAACGACATCGTACTTGCCATACTCGAGCTACTCAAAACACACCAG CGAGTTCTATATGTCGACATCGACATCCACCACggtgacggggttgaggaggcatTCTACACAACAGACAGGGTTATGACAGTCTCATTCCACAAGTTTGGGGATTACTTCCCTGGCACAGGGGATGTCCGCGATATTGGGCACGCAAAGGGGAAGTATTACTCCCTAAATGTCCCTCTGGACGATGGGATCGATGACGAGAGCTACCAGTCCCTGTTCAAGCCTATAATGGCCAAAGTCATGGAGGTTTACCGCCCTGGTGCAGTCGTCCTTCAGTGTGGCGCCGATTCGTTATCTGGAGACAGGTTGGGTTGCTTCAATCTTTCCATCAGAGGTCATGCGGAATGCGTCAAGTACATGAGATCTTTCAACGTTCCGTTGTTGCTTCTTGGCGGTGGTGGATATACCATAAGAAATGTTGCACGATGTTGGTGTTACGAG ACTGGAGTTGCACTTGGCCAAGAGCTCGAGGATAAGATGCCTATCAATGACTACTATGAATACTTTGGGCCAGATTACACTCTTCATGTAGCACCAAGTAACATGGAGAACAAAAATTCACAGCACCAGCTggatgatataagaagcaaacttcTTGACAATCTTTCAAAACTTCGGCATGCCCCTAGCGTCCAATTTCAAGAGCGGCCTCCTGATACAGAGTTACCTGAG gcggatgaagatgaagaggatatgGATGAAAGGCACGATGACCCTGATTCTGATATGGACTTGGATTACCACCACCCACCTTTGGAAGACTCGGGAAG GAGAAGTATTCAAGGTACAAGAGTTAAGAGAGAATTTACTGGAACTGAGACCAAAGATCAG GATGCTATTAGAGCATCAGTTGAACATAGAGGACAAGAACCCAAGACAGAAGACGTTGGTCCCTCCAAGCAAGTTGCT CCGGTCGATGCTAGTGCCATGGCTGTTGACGAGCCAGGAAATATCAAGACTGAACAAGGGAGCTCTACCAAGTTGCCAGACCCAACAGCCATCTACCAGAAGCCATGA
- the LOC124686811 gene encoding cytochrome P450 89A2-like has translation MELYPSSPLLIALLLALAASVLFLLLHGRHGGQKNALPPGPPALLFVARFVALRRSVFHLGPLLRDLHARYGPVVSVRLARTLVFVSDRRIAHRVLVQGGSTFADRPPLGEPGLLFTTGGRDISTSPYGAYWRMVRRNLASEALHPARVALYAPARRRVQDALVRDLLRGRDGGVAVRPAFQRAMFELLVHMSLGARLAPETLDEVQELQLRILRSITSFPIFSFFPALTKRLFRRRWEGYVAVRRRQDEIFLPLIRARRERDSRDGADPPCYADSLLALRVAEEGGRPLTDGEAVSLCSEFLNGGTDTAVTTLEWILAELVNRPDIQSKVYEEVKARPELDEEDPQATPYLKAVVLEGLRLHPPAHFLLPHSVQSDGAEVGGHAVPKGAEVNFLVADFGRDEAAWTAAREFRPERFLEGGEGHGVDLTGSREIKMMPFGAGRRMCPGYTLGLLHVEYFVGSLVRELEWLPPADGEEVDMTEELDFTTVMKHPLRARLVPRTR, from the coding sequence ATGGAGCTCTACCCATCCTCTCCCCTGCTCATCGCCCTCTTGCTCGCTCTGGCTGCCTCAGTCCTGTTCTTGCTGCTGCACGGCCGTCACGGCGGCCAGAAGAACGCGCTCCCGCCCGGCCCGCCGGCGCTGCTCTTCGTGGCCCGGTTCGTGGCGCTCCGGCGATCCGTCTTCCACCTCGGCCCGCTCCTCCGCGACCTGCACGCGCGCTACGGGCCCGTCGTCTCCGTCCGCCTCGCCCGCACGCTCGTCTTCGTCTCCGACCGCCGCATAGCGCACCGCGTGCTCGTCCAGGGCGGCTCCACGTTCGCCGACCGCCCGCCGCTGGGCGAGCCCGGGCTGCTCTTCACCACCGGCGGCCGCGACATCAGCACCTCGCCCTACGGCGCCTACTGGCGCATGGTCCGCCGCAACCTCGCCTCCGAGGCCCTGCACCCGGCCCGCGTCGCGCTCTACGCGCCGGCGAGGCGGCGCGTTCAAGACGCCCTCGTCCGTGACCTCCTCCGcgggcgcgacggcggcgtcgcGGTGAGGCCGGCCTTCCAGCGCGCCATGTTCGAGCTGCTCGTGCACATGAGCCTCGGCGCGAGACTCGCCCCGGAGACGCTGGACGAGGTCCAGGAGCTGCAGCTGCGGATCCTCCGCTCCATCACCAGCTTTcccatcttctccttcttcccgGCGCTCACCAAGAGGCTCTTCCGGCGGCGGTGGGAGGGGTACGTGGCCGTGCGCCGGAGGCAGGACGAGATCTTCCTCCCGCTGATCCGCGCCAGGCGAGAGCGAGACAGTCGAGACGGCGCTGACCCTCCGTGCTACGCCGACTCCCTCTTGGCGCTGCGCGTGGCCGAGGAAGGCGGCCGCCCGCTCACGGACGGCGAGGCGGTCAGCCTCTGCTCCGAGTTCCTGAACGGCGGCACCGACACGGCGGTCACCACGCTAGAGTGGATCTTGGCGGAGCTGGTGAACCGCCCCGACATACAGTCCAAGGTGTACGAGGAGGTGAAAGCAAGGCCGGAGCTGGACGAGGAGGACCCGCAGGCGACGCCGTACCTGAAGGCCGTGGTGCTGGAGGGGCTCCGTCTGCACCCGCCGGCGCACTTCCTCCTCCCGCACAGCGTGCAGAGCGACGGCGCCGAGGTGGGCGGCCACGCGGTGCCCAAGGGCGCGGAGGTGAACTTCCTGGTGGCCGACTTCGGGCGAGACGAGGCGGCGTGGACGGCGGCGAGGGAGTTCCGGCCGGAGCGGTTCTTGGAAGGGGGCGAGGGGCACGGCGTGGACCTGACGGGGAGCAGGGAGATCAAGATGATGCCCTTCGGCGCCGGACGCAGGATGTGCCCCGGGTACACGCTCGGCCTGCTGCACGTAGAGTACTTCGTGGGCAGCCTCGTGAGGGAGCTGGAGTGGCTGCCGCCGGCGGACGGGGAGGAGGTGGACATGACGGAGGAGCTGGATTTCACCACTGTCATGAAACATCCGCTCCGTGCTCGCCTTGTCCCGAGGACAAGATGA